The following proteins come from a genomic window of Daphnia carinata strain CSIRO-1 chromosome 8, CSIRO_AGI_Dcar_HiC_V3, whole genome shotgun sequence:
- the LOC130703990 gene encoding uncharacterized protein LOC130703990 — MVCVFTILRGILVIALAGLSCSVCAVTLKQHFQHLRNDCVRTKELLEGNIVRLEKVQAQLETLELKAQQHSLLEEVLFDQFEDSSAKLQEKMLEYDSEIQQEENLTNVPQVSISSTVTESIPNDAIGFIQEIKGPVMETSDPARLIPVLKGVFKMDYNSFTLN; from the exons ATGGTTTGTGTTTTCACTATTCTACGTGGTATTCTGGTAATTGCGTTGGCTGGGCTTTCTTGTTCTGTCTGTGCGgttacattgaaacagcatttTCAGCACCTTCGGAATGATTGC GTTCGTACAAAGGAATTACTGGAAGGTAATATCGTTCGATTAGAAAAGGTACAAGCCCAACTGGAGACGCTGGAGCTGAAAGCTCAGCAGCAT AGCTTGTTGGAGGAAGTTTTATTTGATCAGTTTGAAGACAGCTCTGCTAAACTGCAGGAAAAAATGCTTGAATATGATAGCGAAATAcagcaagaagaaaatcttACGAATGTTCCACAGGTTAGCATATCGTCAACTGTTACCGAATCAATTCCCAATGACGCTATCGGGTTCatacaagaaattaaaggGCCAGTGATGGAAACATCTGATCCAGCTAGGCTAATACCCGTTCTAAAAGGCGTTTTTAAAATGGATTACAATTCGTTTACTCTTAATTAA